The Bos javanicus breed banteng chromosome 18, ARS-OSU_banteng_1.0, whole genome shotgun sequence genome has a segment encoding these proteins:
- the ZNF793 gene encoding zinc finger protein 793 isoform X1, which produces MIEYQQRPVSFKDVVVGFTQEEWHGLNPAQRALYRDVMLETYSNLVSVGYEGTKPYVILRLEQEEAPWICEAACLGCHCWENIWQVKVHRKRRQDMLLRQGPFISRKMFPKERSHECNKCGKISHLSTDLFPSIQNSSNWDSCGKSVNNNLDLTGFKKNYSKKQDECYGYEKLLQHTKHDRRQNEEKFWECSHCEKAFSHSPALMYKPPTTNSLVYKRKRVPPAEKPHVCTECGKAFCYKSEFIRHQRSHTGEKPYGCTDCGKAFSHKSTLIKHQRIHTGVRPFECFFCGKAFTQKSHRREHQRTHTGERPFVCNECGKSFGEKSYLNVHQKIHTGERPYRCRECGKSFSQKSCLNKHWRTHTGEKPYGCNECGKAFYQKPNLSRHQKIHARKNAYRNDLKIVGKP; this is translated from the exons ATGATCGAGTACCAG CAGAGACCTGTGTCATTCAAGGATGTGGTAGTGGGCTTCACGCAAGAGGAGTGGCATGGGCTTAATCCTGCACAGAGGGCCCTGTACCGGGATGTGATGCTGGAGACCTATAGCAACCTCGTCTCAGTGG GTTATGAAGGCACCAAACCATACGTGATCCTCCGGCTGGAGCAGGAAGAAGCACCTTGGATTTGTGAGGCAGCATGCTTAGGCTGCCACTGTTGGG AAAACATTTGGCAAGTTAAAGTCCACAGGAAAAGGCGGCAAGACATGCTTTTGAGGCAAGGTCCATTCATCAGCAGGAAAATGTTCCCCAAGGAAAGAAGCCATGAATGTAATAAGTGTGGGAAAATATCACATCTGAGCACTGACCTTTTTCCTTCAATTCAAAACTCCAGTAACTGGGACTCTTGTGGAAAGAGTGTGAACAATAATTTAGACTTAACTGGTTTTAAGAAAAACTActcaaaaaagcaagatgagTGCTATGGATATGAAAAACTGTTACAACATACAAAGCATGATAGaagacaaaatgaagaaaaattctgGGAATGCAGTCACTGTGAAAAAGCTTTCAGCCATAGCCCAGCACTTATGTATAAACCCCCAACAACCAATTCTCTTGTGTACAAACGTAAGAGGGTTCCACCTGCAGAGAAACCCCACGTCTGTACtgaatgtggaaaagccttctGCTACAAGTCTGAATTCATTAGGCATCAAAGAAGTCACACTGGGGAGAAGCCATATGGATGTACTGACTGTGGAAAAGCCTTTTCACATAAGTCAACCCTTATTAAGCACCAGAGAATACACACTGGTGTTAGACCCTTTGAATGTTTTTTTTGTGGAAAAGCCTTCACCCAGAAGTCACACCGCAGAGAACATCAGAGGACACATACAGGAGAGAGACCCTTTGTGTGCAATGAATGTGGGAAGTCATTTGGTGAGAAGTCATACCTCAATGTACATCAAAAAATACACACAGGAGAAAGACCCTATCGTTGTAGAGAATGTGGAAAATCTTTCAGTCAAAAGTCATGCCTCAATAAACATTGGAGAACTCATACAGGAGAAAAACCCTATGGATGCAATGAATGTGGCAAAGCATTCTATCAGAAGCCAAACCTCAGTAGACATCAGAAAATTCATGCTAGGAAGAATGCTTATAGGAATGACCTAAAAATAGTAGGAAAGCCTTGA
- the ZNF793 gene encoding zinc finger protein 793 isoform X2: MIEYQRPVSFKDVVVGFTQEEWHGLNPAQRALYRDVMLETYSNLVSVGYEGTKPYVILRLEQEEAPWICEAACLGCHCWENIWQVKVHRKRRQDMLLRQGPFISRKMFPKERSHECNKCGKISHLSTDLFPSIQNSSNWDSCGKSVNNNLDLTGFKKNYSKKQDECYGYEKLLQHTKHDRRQNEEKFWECSHCEKAFSHSPALMYKPPTTNSLVYKRKRVPPAEKPHVCTECGKAFCYKSEFIRHQRSHTGEKPYGCTDCGKAFSHKSTLIKHQRIHTGVRPFECFFCGKAFTQKSHRREHQRTHTGERPFVCNECGKSFGEKSYLNVHQKIHTGERPYRCRECGKSFSQKSCLNKHWRTHTGEKPYGCNECGKAFYQKPNLSRHQKIHARKNAYRNDLKIVGKP; this comes from the exons ATGATCGAGTACCAG AGACCTGTGTCATTCAAGGATGTGGTAGTGGGCTTCACGCAAGAGGAGTGGCATGGGCTTAATCCTGCACAGAGGGCCCTGTACCGGGATGTGATGCTGGAGACCTATAGCAACCTCGTCTCAGTGG GTTATGAAGGCACCAAACCATACGTGATCCTCCGGCTGGAGCAGGAAGAAGCACCTTGGATTTGTGAGGCAGCATGCTTAGGCTGCCACTGTTGGG AAAACATTTGGCAAGTTAAAGTCCACAGGAAAAGGCGGCAAGACATGCTTTTGAGGCAAGGTCCATTCATCAGCAGGAAAATGTTCCCCAAGGAAAGAAGCCATGAATGTAATAAGTGTGGGAAAATATCACATCTGAGCACTGACCTTTTTCCTTCAATTCAAAACTCCAGTAACTGGGACTCTTGTGGAAAGAGTGTGAACAATAATTTAGACTTAACTGGTTTTAAGAAAAACTActcaaaaaagcaagatgagTGCTATGGATATGAAAAACTGTTACAACATACAAAGCATGATAGaagacaaaatgaagaaaaattctgGGAATGCAGTCACTGTGAAAAAGCTTTCAGCCATAGCCCAGCACTTATGTATAAACCCCCAACAACCAATTCTCTTGTGTACAAACGTAAGAGGGTTCCACCTGCAGAGAAACCCCACGTCTGTACtgaatgtggaaaagccttctGCTACAAGTCTGAATTCATTAGGCATCAAAGAAGTCACACTGGGGAGAAGCCATATGGATGTACTGACTGTGGAAAAGCCTTTTCACATAAGTCAACCCTTATTAAGCACCAGAGAATACACACTGGTGTTAGACCCTTTGAATGTTTTTTTTGTGGAAAAGCCTTCACCCAGAAGTCACACCGCAGAGAACATCAGAGGACACATACAGGAGAGAGACCCTTTGTGTGCAATGAATGTGGGAAGTCATTTGGTGAGAAGTCATACCTCAATGTACATCAAAAAATACACACAGGAGAAAGACCCTATCGTTGTAGAGAATGTGGAAAATCTTTCAGTCAAAAGTCATGCCTCAATAAACATTGGAGAACTCATACAGGAGAAAAACCCTATGGATGCAATGAATGTGGCAAAGCATTCTATCAGAAGCCAAACCTCAGTAGACATCAGAAAATTCATGCTAGGAAGAATGCTTATAGGAATGACCTAAAAATAGTAGGAAAGCCTTGA